One window of the Rhizobiaceae bacterium genome contains the following:
- a CDS encoding FAD-dependent oxidoreductase gives MTLPSHAQIVVIGGGIIGCSTAYHLARDHRADVILLEQGRLTSGSTWHAAGLVGQLRSSASITRVLKYSVELYKTLKDETGLETGWKMTGCLRLATNRDRWTEFRRLATTAKSFGMDMALLSPAEVKTMWPLMETSDLVGASWLPTDGQASPSDITQSLAKGARMHGAKLFEGVRVTGFDMKDGRIVAVKTDQGDIACEKVVNCAGQWARQVGAMAAINVPLQPVKHQYIITEKIEGLAADAPTIRDPDRLTYFKEEVGGLVMGGYEPNPQAWETGLPGGDVPNEWEFRLFDDDFDHFEQHMTQAIARVPALEKVGVKQMINGPESFTPDGNFILGVAPECPNMFVGAGFNAFGIASGGGAGWVLAQWVVDGEAPLDLWVVDIRRFSGLHRDRNWVRDRTLEAYGKHYTIAFPHEEYQSGRPYIVSPLYERLRAHRAVFGSKLGWERPNWFAPDGMAVEDVYSMGRQNWFGPVGDEHRHVREAVGVFDQSSFAKYELTGPDAQRALDWICANDVAKPVGRLTYTQLLNTRGGIEADLTVARLGEEKFYIVTGTGFRAHDLGWIRDHIGSDMKVTLTDVTEDFGALSLMGPRARDVLAAVTDADVSNTAFPFGHVREIDIAGRTVWALRVTYVGELGWELHIPIDATGEVFDALMAGGKPSGIRPVGYRALESLRLEKGYRAWGSDITPNDTPLEAGLGWAVKLRKNTDFLGRRALEKVNGALLTKRFAGFTVDDPDIVLVGRETILRNRQPVGYLTSGGFGYTIGRNIGYGYVRNADGVSDDFLTGGDYELVVAMEKTPARIHLEPLYDPKAERVKG, from the coding sequence ATGACCCTGCCCAGCCATGCCCAGATCGTCGTCATCGGCGGCGGCATCATCGGCTGCTCCACCGCCTATCATCTGGCGCGCGACCACAGGGCGGACGTGATCCTGCTCGAACAGGGCAGACTGACGTCCGGCTCGACATGGCATGCGGCCGGGCTGGTCGGGCAACTCCGCTCGTCGGCCTCGATCACGCGCGTGCTCAAATATTCCGTCGAGCTCTACAAGACCCTGAAGGACGAGACCGGGCTCGAAACCGGCTGGAAGATGACCGGCTGCCTGCGGCTCGCGACCAACCGGGACCGCTGGACCGAGTTCCGCCGGCTTGCCACCACGGCAAAGAGTTTCGGCATGGACATGGCGCTGCTGTCCCCGGCCGAGGTCAAGACGATGTGGCCGCTGATGGAGACGTCCGATCTGGTCGGCGCGTCCTGGCTGCCGACGGATGGGCAGGCCTCGCCCTCCGACATCACGCAGTCGCTCGCCAAGGGCGCGCGCATGCACGGCGCGAAGCTGTTCGAGGGCGTTCGCGTCACCGGCTTCGACATGAAGGACGGCCGCATCGTTGCGGTGAAGACCGATCAGGGCGACATTGCCTGCGAGAAGGTCGTGAACTGCGCGGGCCAGTGGGCGCGGCAGGTGGGCGCGATGGCCGCCATCAACGTGCCGCTGCAGCCGGTGAAGCATCAATACATCATCACCGAGAAGATCGAGGGGCTGGCCGCCGACGCGCCGACGATCCGCGACCCGGACCGCCTTACCTATTTCAAGGAGGAGGTCGGCGGCCTCGTCATGGGCGGCTACGAGCCGAACCCGCAGGCTTGGGAAACCGGGTTGCCCGGCGGCGACGTCCCGAACGAATGGGAATTCCGCCTGTTCGACGACGATTTCGATCATTTCGAACAACATATGACGCAGGCCATCGCACGCGTGCCGGCTCTGGAGAAAGTCGGCGTCAAGCAGATGATCAACGGCCCGGAGAGTTTTACGCCGGACGGCAATTTCATCCTCGGCGTCGCGCCGGAATGTCCGAACATGTTCGTCGGCGCCGGCTTCAACGCCTTCGGCATCGCCAGCGGCGGCGGCGCCGGCTGGGTGTTGGCGCAATGGGTGGTGGACGGCGAGGCGCCGCTCGACCTCTGGGTGGTCGATATCCGCCGGTTCTCCGGCCTGCATCGCGACCGGAACTGGGTGCGCGACCGCACGCTGGAAGCCTATGGCAAGCACTACACCATTGCCTTCCCGCATGAGGAATACCAGTCGGGTCGACCCTATATCGTCTCGCCTCTCTACGAGAGGCTGAGGGCGCATCGCGCGGTGTTCGGCTCGAAGCTCGGCTGGGAACGGCCGAACTGGTTCGCGCCGGACGGCATGGCGGTCGAGGACGTCTACTCGATGGGCCGCCAGAACTGGTTCGGACCGGTGGGCGACGAGCATCGGCACGTGCGCGAGGCGGTCGGCGTCTTCGACCAGTCGTCCTTCGCGAAATACGAACTGACGGGACCGGACGCGCAGCGCGCGCTGGACTGGATCTGCGCCAACGACGTGGCCAAGCCCGTCGGCCGTCTCACCTACACGCAACTGCTCAACACGCGCGGCGGCATCGAGGCGGATCTGACCGTCGCGCGGCTCGGCGAGGAAAAGTTCTACATCGTCACCGGCACCGGCTTCCGCGCGCACGATCTCGGCTGGATCAGGGATCATATCGGCAGCGACATGAAGGTGACGCTGACCGACGTCACCGAGGATTTCGGCGCGCTGTCACTGATGGGGCCCAGGGCTCGCGACGTGCTCGCGGCTGTCACCGACGCGGATGTGTCAAACACCGCCTTCCCATTCGGTCATGTCCGCGAGATCGACATTGCCGGTCGCACGGTGTGGGCGCTGCGCGTCACCTATGTCGGCGAACTCGGCTGGGAACTGCATATACCGATCGACGCGACCGGCGAGGTGTTCGACGCGCTGATGGCCGGGGGCAAGCCCTCCGGCATCCGGCCGGTCGGCTACCGCGCGCTCGAATCGCTCAGGCTCGAAAAAGGCTATCGCGCCTGGGGGTCGGACATCACGCCGAACGACACGCCTTTGGAGGCGGGCCTCGGCTGGGCGGTGAAGCTCAGGAAGAACACCGATTTCCTCGGGCGACGGGCCTTGGAGAAGGTGAACGGCGCGCTCCTCACGAAACGCTTCGCGGGCTTCACCGTGGACGACCCCGACATCGTTCTCGTCGGTCGCGAGACGATCCTGCGCAACCGCCAGCCGGTCGGCTACCTCACCAGCGGCGGCTTCGGCTACACGATCGGCCGGAACATCGGCTACGGCTATGTGCGCAATGCCGATGGCGTATCCGACGATTTCCTGACGGGCGGCGATTACGAACTGGTCGTGGCGATGGAAAAGACGCCGGCGAGAATCCATCTCGAACCGCTCTACGATCCCAAAGCCGAGAGGGTGAAGGGGTGA
- a CDS encoding phosphotransferase family protein: MTAAEDRIRALPCWNGAIEIAPLSGGLSNANYFVRDAAGGHVVRFGKDYPFHHVYRDREAMTARAAHAAGFGPAVHFSETGVLVTQFLGAKTFDGDDVRANAERIGKLVRRFHDEMPKHVSGAGFMFWVFHVIRDYARTLAASSSRLTLELPRYLDLADEMEKAQAPLPVIFGHNDLLPANFLDDGDKLWLIDFEYAGFNTAMFDLAGAASNSGMNAEESETLMAAYFGRKPDAGIRHSFAAMQVASLLREAMWSMVSELHLDAPGVDYVAYTEENLARLDAALDAYRTQYGTNRS, encoded by the coding sequence ATGACCGCCGCCGAGGACCGCATCCGGGCGTTGCCCTGCTGGAACGGTGCGATCGAAATTGCGCCGCTGTCCGGCGGGCTTTCCAACGCGAACTATTTCGTGCGCGACGCAGCGGGCGGTCACGTCGTGCGGTTCGGCAAGGATTATCCGTTCCATCACGTCTATCGCGACCGCGAGGCGATGACGGCGCGCGCCGCCCACGCGGCCGGTTTCGGGCCTGCGGTGCATTTTTCCGAAACCGGCGTTCTGGTGACGCAATTTCTGGGCGCCAAAACCTTCGATGGGGACGATGTCCGGGCAAATGCCGAGCGTATCGGCAAGCTTGTCCGCCGCTTCCATGACGAGATGCCAAAGCATGTGTCCGGCGCGGGCTTCATGTTCTGGGTGTTCCACGTCATCCGCGACTATGCGCGCACGCTGGCCGCCAGCAGCAGCCGCCTGACGCTGGAGCTTCCGCGCTATCTCGACCTCGCCGACGAGATGGAGAAGGCGCAGGCGCCGCTGCCGGTCATCTTCGGCCACAACGATCTTTTGCCGGCCAATTTTCTCGATGACGGCGACAAGCTCTGGCTGATCGATTTCGAGTATGCCGGCTTCAACACGGCCATGTTCGATCTTGCCGGCGCGGCCTCGAACTCAGGAATGAACGCGGAAGAATCCGAAACGCTGATGGCGGCCTATTTTGGCCGCAAGCCCGATGCCGGCATCCGCCATTCTTTCGCCGCCATGCAGGTCGCCTCGCTGCTGCGCGAGGCCATGTGGAGCATGGTGTCGGAACTCCATCTCGACGCGCCGGGCGTCGATTACGTCGCTTACACGGAAGAGAATCTGGCCCGGCTCGACGCCGCGCTGGACGCCTACAGAACACAATACGGGACGAACCGCTCATGA
- a CDS encoding ABC transporter permease subunit, which yields MTLPVLDTAHRDVIAPRMTSRISLLWLVAGVLFVGLCLLGKQNAGWAFVWPKAWLVPAAKWIGNFMKWLVNEANFGLFTFAELTRFIAAIIDVPYRFALSLLSTGFLSGQGSSAVQIVPPLSWIAVIGIVALMGYHAGGRRLALLVAACFGFLAVFGQWNSAMVTLASILVAVPIGVIGGLLLGIASYRWPAVERAITPLLDLMQTIPVFAYLVPILVLFGFGPTAAVIATVIYAMPPMTRITALALRGVPSEVLDLGRMIGCTRRQMTWRVMVPSAQDSLMVGVNQVIMLSLNMVIIASMIGAGGLGFDVLGALRRLQIGAGLEAGFAIVALAIALDRLSQAFARKASQPQAAGGDAGFAARHPYTLAALALVVVTALAGLILPAIQNYPKVHELSTGSFWDEIVKWININFFDTLEAVKNAVLLNVLVPAKRFLGELPWLGVTGLLAFAGWRLGGWRLATLVAALATLIAATGQWEKATITVYLCGISVIVAALIGIPIGILTAEREKLWRWVQVVIDTLQTLPSFVYLMPVVMLFRVGDFTAMIAVVAYSVVPAIRYTVLGIRRVDRRLIEAGRAMGCTPWQLLTKIKLKLALPEILLGINQTIMFALSMLVITALVGTRDLGQEVYIALTKADTGRGIVAGLAIAFIAIIADRLISAGAGRVKKRLGLV from the coding sequence ATGACCCTTCCTGTCCTCGACACCGCGCACCGCGACGTCATCGCCCCGCGCATGACGAGCCGCATCTCGCTCCTCTGGCTGGTCGCGGGCGTGCTGTTCGTCGGGCTCTGCCTTCTCGGCAAGCAAAACGCCGGCTGGGCCTTCGTCTGGCCGAAGGCATGGCTCGTTCCGGCAGCAAAGTGGATCGGCAATTTCATGAAATGGCTGGTGAACGAGGCCAATTTCGGCCTCTTCACCTTCGCCGAACTCACGCGTTTCATCGCCGCGATCATCGACGTGCCCTACCGCTTCGCGCTCAGCCTGCTCTCCACCGGCTTCCTCTCCGGACAGGGGTCGAGCGCGGTGCAGATCGTGCCTCCGCTGTCATGGATCGCGGTGATCGGAATCGTCGCCCTGATGGGCTATCATGCCGGCGGGCGCAGGCTCGCCCTGCTGGTCGCCGCCTGCTTCGGCTTCCTTGCCGTGTTCGGCCAGTGGAACAGCGCCATGGTGACGCTGGCCTCGATCCTCGTCGCGGTTCCCATCGGCGTGATCGGCGGATTGCTGCTCGGCATCGCGTCCTATCGCTGGCCGGCGGTCGAACGCGCCATCACGCCGCTGCTCGACCTGATGCAGACGATTCCCGTCTTCGCCTATCTCGTGCCGATCCTCGTCCTGTTCGGCTTCGGCCCGACCGCCGCCGTGATCGCGACCGTCATCTACGCTATGCCGCCGATGACGCGCATCACCGCGCTGGCGCTGCGCGGCGTGCCTTCGGAAGTCCTCGATCTCGGCCGCATGATCGGCTGCACGCGCAGGCAGATGACGTGGCGCGTCATGGTGCCGAGCGCGCAGGACAGCCTGATGGTTGGCGTCAACCAGGTGATCATGCTGTCCCTCAACATGGTCATCATCGCCTCCATGATCGGCGCGGGCGGGCTCGGTTTCGACGTGCTCGGCGCGCTTCGCCGCCTGCAGATCGGGGCGGGGCTCGAAGCCGGCTTCGCCATCGTCGCGCTCGCCATCGCCCTCGACCGGCTAAGCCAGGCTTTCGCGAGAAAGGCGTCGCAGCCGCAGGCGGCCGGAGGCGACGCCGGCTTCGCGGCACGACATCCCTACACGCTCGCCGCGCTGGCGCTGGTTGTCGTCACCGCGCTCGCCGGCTTGATCCTGCCGGCGATCCAGAACTATCCAAAGGTGCACGAACTCTCGACCGGAAGCTTTTGGGACGAGATCGTCAAATGGATCAACATAAACTTCTTCGACACGCTGGAAGCCGTGAAGAACGCCGTGCTGCTCAACGTGCTGGTGCCGGCGAAGCGGTTCCTTGGCGAACTGCCGTGGCTCGGCGTGACCGGCCTTCTCGCCTTCGCGGGCTGGCGGCTCGGCGGCTGGCGGCTGGCTACGCTCGTCGCCGCGCTGGCAACGCTCATCGCGGCGACCGGCCAGTGGGAGAAGGCGACGATCACCGTCTATCTCTGCGGCATCTCGGTGATCGTGGCGGCGCTGATCGGTATTCCCATCGGCATCCTCACCGCCGAGCGCGAAAAGCTCTGGCGCTGGGTGCAGGTGGTGATCGACACGCTGCAGACGCTGCCGTCCTTCGTCTATCTCATGCCGGTGGTGATGCTGTTCCGCGTCGGCGATTTCACCGCCATGATCGCGGTGGTCGCCTATTCGGTGGTGCCAGCGATTCGCTACACGGTGCTCGGCATCAGACGGGTCGACCGGCGGCTGATCGAGGCAGGCCGCGCCATGGGCTGCACGCCATGGCAGCTTCTCACAAAGATCAAGCTGAAGCTGGCGCTGCCGGAAATCCTGCTCGGCATCAACCAGACCATCATGTTCGCGCTGTCGATGCTCGTCATCACCGCGCTGGTCGGCACGCGCGACCTCGGCCAGGAGGTCTATATCGCGCTGACCAAGGCGGACACCGGACGCGGCATCGTCGCGGGACTGGCCATCGCCTTCATCGCCATCATCGCCGACCGCCTGATCTCCGCCGGCGCGGGACGGGTGAAGAAGCGGCTGGGGCTGGTGTGA
- a CDS encoding betaine/proline/choline family ABC transporter ATP-binding protein (Members of the family are the ATP-binding subunit of ABC transporters for substrates such as betaine, L-proline or other amino acids, choline, carnitine, etc. The substrate specificity is best determined from the substrate-binding subunit, rather than this subunit, as it interacts with the permease subunit and not with substrate directly.), translating into MTGKLVCRNVWKVFGAGAAEQFSGGRQPSGEDLARAGLVGAVRDVNIEVETGEIFVIMGLSGSGKSTLVRCLSRLIEPTAGEILFNGENLLAASESRMVEIRRHQMGMVFQNFALLPHMTVLSNVAFPLEVQGVERSQREVRARKMVELVGLAGKENFFPRELSGGQQQRVGIARSLAVEPELWFLDEPFSALDPLIRREMQDEFMRLQSVLRKTIVFITHDFDEAIRLADRIAIMKDGAIVQCGTPEELVLSPATDYVAEFTRSVTRAKVVRVGSIMKAAPAGLNGAAVKERATVAEAAPLFQSGADLLRVEDADGNTAGALQRADVVDLMMRG; encoded by the coding sequence ATGACTGGTAAACTCGTCTGCCGGAACGTCTGGAAGGTTTTCGGCGCCGGCGCCGCGGAACAGTTTTCCGGCGGGCGCCAGCCTTCGGGTGAGGATCTGGCGCGCGCCGGTCTCGTCGGCGCGGTCCGTGACGTCAATATCGAAGTCGAGACCGGCGAAATCTTCGTCATCATGGGCCTGTCGGGGTCCGGCAAGTCCACGCTTGTCCGCTGTCTCTCGCGCCTGATCGAGCCGACGGCGGGCGAGATCCTGTTCAACGGCGAGAACCTGCTCGCGGCGTCCGAAAGCCGGATGGTCGAAATCCGCCGTCACCAGATGGGCATGGTATTCCAGAACTTTGCGCTGCTGCCGCACATGACGGTGCTGTCCAACGTCGCCTTCCCGCTGGAAGTGCAGGGCGTGGAGCGCAGCCAGCGCGAGGTGCGGGCACGAAAGATGGTCGAGCTCGTCGGCCTCGCCGGCAAGGAGAACTTCTTTCCGCGCGAGCTTTCCGGCGGCCAGCAGCAACGCGTCGGCATCGCGCGCTCGCTGGCGGTCGAGCCGGAGCTCTGGTTTCTCGACGAGCCGTTCTCGGCGCTCGATCCGCTGATCCGGCGCGAGATGCAGGACGAGTTCATGCGGCTGCAATCGGTGCTGCGGAAAACCATCGTCTTCATCACGCACGATTTCGACGAGGCGATCCGGCTGGCGGATCGCATCGCCATCATGAAGGACGGCGCGATCGTGCAATGCGGCACGCCCGAAGAGCTGGTGCTCAGCCCCGCCACCGACTACGTGGCCGAGTTCACGCGCAGCGTCACCAGGGCGAAGGTCGTGCGCGTCGGCTCGATCATGAAGGCAGCGCCGGCGGGGCTAAACGGCGCGGCGGTGAAAGAGCGCGCGACGGTGGCGGAAGCGGCGCCGCTTTTCCAGTCCGGCGCTGACCTCTTGCGCGTGGAGGATGCCGACGGGAACACCGCCGGGGCGCTCCAGCGCGCGGATGTCGTCGATCTGATGATGCGGGGATGA
- a CDS encoding ABC transporter substrate-binding protein: protein MRFFSLKHAAFALAFSSAVALTPAVAQESTDPIKLTLHDWTGQLITTEIMGEVLKKAGYSVEYVQADYLAQFAGLETGDLHVAMEMWETTGRDAMDASLATGKTENFGPTGMQAKEEWWFPEYMKEKCPGLPNWEALKDEACAEAFSTAETAPKGRYLGGPVTWGGFDDERVEALDLPFEVIHAGTDAALFAELESAYQRQAPILLWIYAPHWAPAKYKGEWIEFPQYTKECYTDPKWGSNPDALYDCGKPFGEIWKVGWAGVKDKWPGAYQAIKAFTVNNDEMGQMITDVDINGKSVSETVQAWMAANEPRWSDWIKK, encoded by the coding sequence ATGCGCTTTTTCTCATTGAAACATGCCGCGTTCGCGCTGGCCTTTTCCAGCGCCGTCGCGCTGACGCCGGCCGTCGCACAGGAATCCACCGATCCCATCAAGCTGACGCTGCATGACTGGACCGGTCAGCTCATCACCACCGAGATCATGGGCGAAGTGCTGAAGAAGGCCGGCTACAGCGTCGAATATGTGCAGGCCGACTATCTGGCGCAGTTCGCCGGGCTGGAAACCGGCGACCTGCATGTGGCGATGGAAATGTGGGAGACGACCGGCCGTGACGCCATGGACGCCTCGCTCGCCACCGGCAAGACGGAGAATTTCGGCCCGACCGGCATGCAGGCCAAGGAAGAATGGTGGTTTCCGGAATATATGAAGGAGAAATGCCCCGGCCTGCCCAACTGGGAAGCACTGAAGGATGAGGCCTGCGCCGAAGCCTTCTCGACGGCGGAGACCGCGCCGAAGGGCCGCTATCTCGGCGGGCCGGTCACATGGGGCGGCTTCGACGACGAGCGCGTCGAGGCGCTCGACCTGCCTTTCGAGGTGATCCATGCCGGCACCGACGCCGCGCTCTTCGCCGAGCTGGAAAGCGCTTATCAGCGGCAGGCGCCGATCCTGCTATGGATCTACGCGCCGCATTGGGCGCCGGCCAAGTACAAGGGCGAGTGGATCGAATTCCCGCAATACACCAAGGAGTGCTACACCGACCCGAAATGGGGCTCCAACCCGGATGCGCTCTACGATTGCGGAAAACCCTTCGGCGAGATCTGGAAGGTCGGCTGGGCCGGCGTGAAGGACAAGTGGCCAGGCGCCTACCAGGCGATCAAGGCTTTCACCGTCAACAATGACGAGATGGGCCAGATGATCACCGACGTCGACATCAACGGCAAGTCGGTGAGCGAGACGGTGCAGGCGTGGATGGCCGCCAACGAGCCGCGCTGGTCGGATTGGATCAAGAAGTAG
- a CDS encoding DeoR/GlpR family DNA-binding transcription regulator has product MNHSKRHGEILRLLQEEGTITIAALAERLNVSLETIRRDVKPLTNDGSVLKMHGAISLPSLAGEAPFERRMRENAEAKRAIARRVAATIQDGDSVMLDTGTTTSFLARELIGHRRLTVITNSSDIARTLATVNGNKVYMAGGELRSDSGAAFGVSAIEFVSRFTVAHAVISVGAIDAAIGVMDYDLDEAEFARMVLSRGARTIVVTDHTKFGRHGLVKVCDFADVRELFTDRLPPRDVALALQEAGVQVTVANGLREAAA; this is encoded by the coding sequence ATGAACCATTCCAAGCGCCATGGCGAGATTCTGCGCCTGCTGCAGGAGGAGGGGACGATCACCATCGCCGCTCTGGCGGAGCGGCTGAACGTGTCGCTGGAAACCATCCGCCGCGACGTGAAGCCTCTCACCAATGACGGTTCGGTGCTGAAGATGCACGGCGCGATCAGCCTGCCGTCGCTGGCGGGCGAGGCGCCGTTCGAGCGGCGCATGCGCGAGAACGCCGAGGCCAAGCGCGCCATCGCGCGCCGGGTCGCGGCGACGATACAGGACGGCGATTCCGTCATGCTGGACACCGGCACGACGACGAGCTTTCTGGCCCGCGAGCTGATCGGCCACCGCCGGCTCACCGTCATCACCAATTCGTCCGACATCGCGCGCACGCTCGCCACCGTAAACGGCAACAAGGTCTATATGGCCGGCGGCGAGCTGCGCAGCGACAGCGGCGCGGCCTTCGGCGTCTCGGCGATCGAGTTCGTCAGCCGCTTCACGGTCGCGCATGCGGTCATCTCGGTCGGCGCCATTGATGCCGCGATCGGCGTCATGGACTACGATCTCGACGAGGCGGAATTCGCCCGCATGGTGCTTTCGCGCGGCGCCCGCACCATCGTCGTGACGGACCATACGAAATTCGGCCGCCATGGCCTCGTCAAGGTGTGCGACTTCGCGGATGTCCGCGAATTGTTTACCGACCGCCTACCGCCCCGCGATGTCGCACTGGCGTTGCAGGAGGCCGGCGTGCAGGTGACCGTCGCCAACGGCTTGCGCGAGGCGGCGGCCTGA
- a CDS encoding LysR substrate-binding domain-containing protein, protein MAFTLRQLQFFVAVAERGSVLRAAQHLSISQSSVTEAIKELERDLGVELFDRHPRGLTITHKGHQFLRHATKILADVSDARRTFSGEQAAAGRLQLGVTSLVAGYVLSDLLARYRRAFPGVEVTAIEDNGDYLEHLLIGGELDVAVMVISNLRDRMALQAEILEVSPYRLWLPLGHKLSSAEIIGINDVASEPLIMLTVDEIEENTGKLLVALGARPHVAFRTRSVEAVRSLVATGAGIALLPDLVYRPWSLEGDRIESRDVSGSLPVVQVGMVWRRGSSLPESARDFIGIAQTHRSGRQRS, encoded by the coding sequence ATGGCCTTCACGCTCCGCCAGCTCCAGTTCTTCGTAGCGGTCGCCGAGCGCGGGTCCGTGCTGCGGGCCGCGCAGCATCTGTCGATCTCGCAATCCTCCGTCACCGAGGCGATCAAGGAGCTTGAGCGCGACCTCGGCGTCGAGCTTTTCGACCGCCATCCGCGCGGCCTGACCATCACGCACAAGGGCCATCAGTTCCTGCGTCATGCGACCAAGATCCTGGCCGACGTGTCCGACGCCCGCCGCACCTTTTCCGGCGAACAGGCGGCGGCCGGACGCCTGCAGCTCGGCGTCACCTCGCTCGTCGCCGGCTATGTGCTTTCCGATCTGCTCGCGCGCTACCGCCGTGCCTTTCCCGGCGTCGAGGTCACAGCGATCGAGGACAATGGCGACTATCTCGAACATCTGCTCATCGGCGGCGAACTGGATGTCGCCGTCATGGTCATCTCGAATTTGCGGGACCGCATGGCGTTGCAGGCCGAGATCCTGGAGGTCTCGCCTTACAGGCTCTGGCTGCCGCTCGGCCACAAGCTGTCCTCTGCCGAGATCATCGGCATCAACGACGTCGCCAGTGAGCCGCTGATCATGCTCACCGTGGACGAGATCGAGGAGAATACGGGCAAGCTGCTGGTGGCGCTCGGTGCGCGGCCGCATGTCGCCTTCCGCACGCGCTCCGTAGAGGCCGTGCGCAGCCTCGTCGCCACCGGCGCCGGCATCGCGCTGCTGCCCGATCTGGTCTACCGCCCGTGGTCGCTGGAAGGAGACCGCATCGAGTCCCGCGACGTGTCGGGCTCGCTGCCGGTGGTGCAGGTAGGCATGGTCTGGCGGCGCGGCTCCAGCCTGCCGGAATCGGCGCGCGATTTCATCGGCATCGCCCAGACCCACCGCAGCGGGCGCCAGCGTTCTTAG
- the gnd gene encoding decarboxylating 6-phosphogluconate dehydrogenase has translation MQIGMMGLGRMGANMVRRLMRGGHDCVVYDINPASVEALAKSGATGASSVEEFVGRLEKPRVVWLMLPAAITRRVAEQVAALLEPGDIVIDGGNSHYHDAVDQAAKFAERGLSFVDVGTSGGVWGLDRGYCLMIGGPDAAVRHLDPVFAALAPGSDEGVPAASGDLGTAHLGYLHCGPSGAGHFVKMVHNGIEYGVMAAYAEGMNILKSANAGKRPREADAETSPLPTPQYYQFDIDLAAVAEVWRHGSVIGSWLLDLTAAALKDDPALKAFGGRVSDSGEGRWTLKAAIDTGVPAPVLSSALFDRFSSQGESEFADKLLSAMRFAFGGHAEKPKG, from the coding sequence ATGCAGATCGGAATGATGGGACTGGGGCGGATGGGCGCCAACATGGTGCGCCGGCTGATGCGCGGCGGTCATGATTGCGTCGTCTACGACATCAATCCGGCGAGCGTCGAGGCGTTGGCGAAGTCGGGCGCGACCGGTGCCTCTTCCGTGGAAGAGTTCGTCGGCAGGCTTGAAAAGCCCCGGGTTGTCTGGCTGATGCTGCCGGCGGCGATCACCCGGCGCGTCGCCGAGCAGGTCGCCGCCTTGCTGGAGCCGGGGGACATTGTCATCGACGGGGGCAATTCGCACTATCATGACGCCGTCGATCAGGCGGCGAAGTTCGCCGAGCGCGGCCTGAGCTTCGTCGATGTGGGCACCAGTGGCGGCGTCTGGGGGCTCGACCGCGGCTACTGCCTGATGATCGGCGGGCCGGATGCGGCCGTCCGTCACCTCGATCCGGTCTTCGCGGCGCTCGCCCCCGGATCCGACGAAGGCGTTCCCGCTGCCTCCGGGGACCTTGGCACCGCGCATCTCGGCTACCTGCATTGCGGTCCGAGCGGCGCCGGCCACTTCGTGAAGATGGTTCACAACGGCATCGAATATGGCGTGATGGCCGCCTATGCCGAGGGTATGAACATCCTCAAATCCGCCAATGCAGGCAAGCGCCCGCGCGAGGCCGACGCCGAGACCAGCCCCTTGCCGACGCCGCAATATTATCAGTTCGACATCGATCTGGCGGCAGTCGCCGAGGTCTGGCGGCACGGCAGCGTCATCGGCTCGTGGCTGCTCGATCTCACCGCCGCAGCACTCAAGGACGACCCGGCACTGAAGGCTTTCGGCGGACGCGTGTCGGATTCCGGCGAGGGTCGCTGGACGCTGAAGGCTGCGATCGACACCGGCGTGCCGGCGCCTGTCCTGTCTTCAGCCTTGTTCGACCGCTTCAGTTCGCAGGGGGAGTCGGAATTCGCCGACAAGCTGCTCTCGGCGATGCGTTTTGCCTTCGGCGGACATGCTGAGAAACCGAAGGGCTGA